Proteins encoded in a region of the Salvelinus fontinalis isolate EN_2023a chromosome 17, ASM2944872v1, whole genome shotgun sequence genome:
- the fzr1b gene encoding fizzy-related protein homolog has translation MDQEYERRLLKQINHQNLPEGQLAKSGGATCSPLSVKSGDRFIPTRAGSNWCINFHYANENCQSPNQNHRSKDAGSDTGKDTVAYAALLRNELLGAGIESVPDLHTEDRRHTVFSQDTHSLFRYTVHTKRVPFDSGNEVSPYSLSPLSNKSHKLLRSPRKPARKISKIPFKVLDAPELQDDFYLNLVDWSAGNLLSVGLGACVYLWSACTSQVTRLCDLSVDGDSVTSVCWNERGSLVAVGTHKGYVQIWDAAGGRKLTSLEGHSARVGALAWNGEQLSSGSRDRVILQRDVRTPPSAERRLQGHRQEVCGLKWSPDHQHLASGGNDNKLLVWNSSSLLPMQQYSDHLAAVKAIAWSPHQHGLLVSGGGTADRCLRFWNTLTGQPLQSTDTGSQVCNLAWSKHANELVSTHGYSQNQILVWKYPSLNQVAKLTGHSYRVLYLAVSPDGEAIVTGAGDETLRFWNVFSKTRCTKESKSVLNLFTRIR, from the exons ATGGACCAGGAATATGAGAGAAGGCTGCTGAAGCAAATCAACCATCAGAACCTACCAGAGGGCCAGCTGGCTAAG TCTGGAGGTGCGACCTGCAGTCCTCTCAGTGTCAAATCTGGGGACCGATTCATTCCTACCCGTGCTGGAAGCAACTGGTGTATCAACTTCCACTATGCCAAT GAGAACTGTCAATCTCCTAACCAGAACCACAGGTCGAAGGATGCTGGGTCAGACACGGGGAAAGACACTGTGGCATATGCTGCCCTGCTGAGGAACGAGTTGCTGGGGGCGGGGATAGAGAGCGTTCCAGACCTCCACACTGAGGACCGCCGCCACACCGTCTTCTCCcaggacacacacagcctcttcagg TACACAGTCCACACTAAGAGAGTGCCTTTCGACAGTGGCAATGAAGTCTCACCATACTCGCTCTCCCCACTCAGCAACAAGAG TCACAAGCTCCTTCGTTCCCCTCGGAAGCCAGCCCGTAAGATCTCCAAGATCCCCTTCAAAGTGCTCGACGCCCCTGAGCTGCAGGATGACTTCTACCTCAACCTGGTAGACTGGTCCGCTGGCAACCTGCTGTCTGTGGGCCTGGGGGCCTGTGTGTACCTGTGGAGCGCCTGCACCAGCCAg GTGACAAGACTGTGTGACCTGTCAGTGGATGGGGACTCTGTGACATCAGTGTGTTGGAATGAAAGG GGGAGCCTCGTTGCTGTGGGAACCCATAAGGGCTATGTTCAGATCTGGGACGCAGCCGGAGGGAGAAAGCTGACCAGTCTGGAAGGCCACTCGGCTCGCGTCG gAGCACTGGCGTGGAATGGAGAACAGCTGTCTTCAGGCAGCAGGGACCGTGTGATCCTCCAGAGGGACGTCCGCACCCCTCCATCTGCTGAGAGGAGGCTCCAGGGCCACAGGCAGGAGGTGTGTGGCCTCAAGTGGTCCCCTGATCACCAGCACCTGGCCTCTGGGGGCAACGACAACAAG CTGCTGGTGTGGAACAGCTCCAGCCTGCTCCCGATGCAGCAGTACAGTGACCACCTGGCTGCAGTGAAGGCCATCGCCTGGTCACCCCACCAGCACGGGCTGCTGGTGTCTGGAGGAGGCACGGCTGACCGCTGCCTACGCTTCTGGAACACCTTGACAGGCCAGCCCCTGCAGAGCACTGACACAGGCTCCCAGGTCTGCAACCTGGCCTGGTCCAAGCACGCCAATGAGCTG GTGAGCACCCATGGCTACTCTCAGAACCAGATCCTGGTGTGGAAGTACCCATCTCTGAACCAGGTGGCCAAGCTGACGGGACACTCCTACAGAGTTCTCTACCTG GCTGTGTCACCAGACGGAGAGGCCATTGTGACGGGGGCGGGAGACGAGACTCTGCGTTTCTGGAATGTTTTCAGTAAGACACGCTGCACCAAG GAGTCCAAGTCGGTGTTGAATCTCTTTACCAGGATACGATAG